From a single Mycosarcoma maydis chromosome 2, whole genome shotgun sequence genomic region:
- a CDS encoding putative beta-isopropyl-malate dehydrogenase, whose translation MSKQAYNVVVLPGDGIGPEVVEQATRVLELISSKSTTFSIKLKSYDFGGCAIDSTGKPLPDDTLAACKEADAILMGSVGGPKWGVGKVRPEQGLLALRKELDLYANIRPCLFPSESLLSHSPLKPEVAKGVSFIVVRELVKGLYFGERQEANLDDPNSDGAAFDTMVYNKHDVERITKLASHLALQSNPPAPLHSIDKANVLATSRLWRKVVQDTVDSEFASQGITVDHQLVDSASMVMVSNPRKLNGVVLTENMFGDILSDESSVIPGALGLLPSASLSGLPDGNGKCNGLYEPIHGSAPDIAGKGIANPVGTILSAAMLLRYSLNQPDLADKVEAAVRKVLDAKQIGGLELRTADLGGKHGSKDVGDQVVAVLETLL comes from the coding sequence ATGAGCAAGCAAGCCTACAACGTCGTCGTTCTTCCCGGTGACGGAATCGGACCCGAGGTGGTCGAACAAGCGACGCGTGTTCTCGAAttgatctcgtccaagAGCACCACGTTTtcgatcaagctcaagtCGTACGATTTTGGTGGATGCGCTATTGACTCAACTGGCAAACCCCTGCCTGATGACACGCTCGCCGCATGCAAGGAAGCCGATGCCATCCTTATGGGTTCGGTGGGAGGACCCAAGTGGGGCGTGGGCAAAGTGCGACCTGAACAGGGACTGCTTGCTTTGCGCAAGGAGCTGGACCTGTATGCCAACATCCGACCGTGCTTGTTTCCGTCCGagtcgctgctctcgcacTCTCCGTTGAAGCCGGAAGTGGCCAAGGGTGTATCGTTCATTGTCGTTCGTGAGCTCGTCAAAGGCCTCTACTTTGGTGAGCGCCAGGAAGCCAACCTGGACGACCCCAACTCGGACGGTGCTGCCTTCGACACCATGGTGTACAACAAACACGATGTTGAACGCATCACCAAGCTTGCCTCGCACCTCGCTTTGCAATCGAACCCGCCTGCTCCGCTCCACTCGATCGACAAGGCCAACGTTCTTGCCACCTCGCGTCTCTGGCGTAAAGTGGTTCAGGACACGGTCGACTCTGAATTTGCTTCGCAGGGTATTACAGTTGACCACCAGCTGGTCGACTCAGCCAGTATGGTGATGGTATCCAACCCACGCAAGCTCAACGGTGTTGTGTTGACCGAAAACATGTTTGGTGACATTCTTTCCGACGAATCGTCTGTGATCCCCGGTGCGCTCGGTTTGCTTCCCTCGGCTTCGCTCTCGGGTCTGCCGGATGGAAACGGCAAGTGCAACGGTCTCTATGAACCCATTCACGGCTCGGCTCCCGATATCGCTGGCAAAGGCATCGCCAACCCTGTAGGAACCATCCTCTCAGCTGCCATGTTGCTCAGATACTCGCTCAACCAACCTGACTTGGCAGACAAGGTCGAAGCCGCCGTCAGAAAGGTCCTCGACGCCAAGCAAATCGGAGGCCTCGAACTCAGAACCGCTGATCTCGGCGGAAAACACGGCTCCAAGGACGTTGGTGACCAGGTCGTCGCTGTCCTCGAGACCCTGCTTTAG
- a CDS encoding uncharacterized protein (related to DCN1 - scaffold-type E3 ligase): MSSAAKKEAILRQFRQLTNATPQDANRILKAHGYRIEPATDAFFNNEQAQINASISSSTLDRKSEREVKERLNALFDRFRDAGADSDEEDDEASQPEDRDLISIGGALKMCEALEVSPEDVVFLPLSYYLKSASMGTFTREGYINGWKMLDLSDTIDKQKKTLEKLRQELLDNKPLRLERIAQEKSNPATASGANKGLYEKVYEYTYAFARREGQKSLALENALAFWDLVLPASPTFQRAGSQGTFTQAQLDLWKRFLSEQTRGRAVSKDTWMQFLDFTKEINSDFSNHDFDAAWPSIIDDFVLWVRDNMPASDGMDTS; encoded by the exons atgtcgagcgcagcaaagAAGGAAGCAATCCTTCGTCAATTCCGACAACTCACCAATGCCACCCCACAAGATGCTAACCGAATCCTGAAAGCGCACGGCTACCGGATCGAGCCGGCCACCGATGCATTCTTCAATAACGAGCAAGCTCAAATTAACGCCTCGATTTCCTCGAGTACATTGGACAGaaagagcgagcgagaggtAAAGGAGCGTCTCAATGCCCTCTTTGACCGTTTTCGAGACGCGGGTGccgacagcgacgaggaagatgacgaAGCGTCGCAACCAGAAGATCGCGATCTGATCAGTATAGGTGGGGCACTCAAGATGTgcgaagcgctcgaggtTAGTCCGGAAGACGTGGTGTTCCTACCACTTAGCTACTACCTCAAATCGGCTTCGATGGGCACATTTACGCGAGAGGGTTACATCAATGGTTGGAAGATGCTCGACCTTTCAGATAccatcgacaagcagaagaagacTCTGGAGAAACTTCGACAGGAGCTGCTGGACAACAAACCACTGCGATTGGAGAGGATCGCTCAAGAAAAAAGCAATCCTGCTACTGCATCCGGTGCCAACAAAGGGCTGTATGAAAAGGTATACGAGTACACCTATGCTTTTGCCCGAAGAGAAGGACAGAAGAGTTTGGCGTTGGAAAACGCTCTTGCGTTCTGGGATCTGGTGCTCCCCGCTTCGCCGACATTTCAGAGGGCAGGAAGCCAGGGTACTTTCACACAAGCGCAATTGGACCTGTGGAAGAGGTTCTTGAGCGAACAAACGCGTGGTAGAGCGGTGAGCAAGGACACATGGATGCAATTCTTAGATTTTACCAAGGAGATCAACAGTGATTtcagcaatcacgacttTGATG CTGCCTGGCCGTCCATCATTGAcgactttgtgctttggGTTAGAGACAACATGCCCGCTTCGGACGGTATGGATACCAGCTGA